A segment of the Zingiber officinale cultivar Zhangliang chromosome 8B, Zo_v1.1, whole genome shotgun sequence genome:
TCAGATTTCAATATCTCCATCACATGAAATCGAGGAATTAACCTCTTTTCCCAACTCAATAATAAAGCCCCTGGATGCTTAGCAATATCTGAAGGTGTGCTTCCAACAATTTTGATGAAAAATTCCATCTTTCTCTGTAATGCCTCAGCGGAAAACCATAAAAATGTTGGACATTTCTGGATTGCAGAAATGAATTCCGAGTTTGACCAACCCAAGCTGTTCATGAGCTTGACAAGGGCCTCAAATTTTTCCCTGCTGACCCTGTGCAGCGCGCTGAGGACCCAGAGGTACATCCTAGATTCTCGGGGAACTCCAAGCCCGTCAGTTCTATCTACCAGAGCCCGGAGAGCATCTGGGTTCTGGGCGACGAAGCTGGGTTGCCTTTTAATGACTAGAGAAGCCCGGTCTTCAGGAATGCCACATTCATCCCGTAAGAAGTTAATGTTGGGGCGCACTACATTCTCAATGTTGCTGCTAAAAAACCATCCACTCCTCCGGAGATGCTTGAGAAGCATCTCCTTCGATCCCAATAAACTTTCCCAAACCTTAAATCGGGGGAGAAACCCGTTCTCGCTGTTGGAGCCAATAACTATAGGGTGCCGCCGAACGATAGCGATGATGTCGGACTCAGATAATCCCATTTCACGCAAAAGTTTAAACTTTGGGGCGAGGTTCGTCTCCACATCCCAGCCGAGCAATCCTGGTTTCCAAGCTATTACCCTTCTCAGATTAGTATCATCAAGGCCCTGAGATCTGAAGAATCCAAGAACGGCGTCGGCCTTCTCCGTGGACTGACTACGAGGGAGCGACTTAGAGACCTTGGAAGCAACGTCGGCGGAGAACCCGCATGAATTCATGAGGTATTCGACGATGAAGTGGGGATCGGGAGAAGCGGTGGCGCCTGAGGAGGCGGAACTGTCGTTGGAGAAGAGGACGCGACGGAGTAGCGTAGACGGAGGAAGAAAACGGTGGCGGACGGGAAAGCGAAGCATCGCGTGGTTACCCTGTCCGACCCAGAGAAGAGGAAACCGTAAAACCCTACTTGAACCACTTCTTCCGGGTCAACTTCACATTTGCTCCCCTAAATGTTTCAATTTTCTTAAATCTACCCACGAACTGGGAAATCAGAATCAATTAGGATTCCAAGGGAAAAAAACACTGGTAACACCCTGCTTGAAGGAAAAAACATAAGAATTTTCATTAAAAGAATGATAATCCCAATTAATCTTAATAGTTTCATGAAAATTTTCCATCGGTCATTAGGATAAATCAGAAAGCTTGCGTGGTAGCCAATCCAGacgcccagcatcctttgattgcgctcttcatttggaggaaaatttcTGTAAATACGCCGTAGCTCGAGATCGAACCGCGAGTGTCTGAGTGACAAACTAGATGTCCTACCACAATACCATACCCCGGGGACAAAAAATTATATGGGTAAAAGTATTCGAACCTGATACCTCAGTCAAAAAAAGACACAATATTATAACCAGAGCATTCCAGATTACCTTAGTTTGATGGATGGAAGATTGAGACAGAAGCCTTTTCTCTTCTAAAATATATGGTTTCTCACTAGTGTTTATAATTTTTAGCGGACAATTTTTAAAATGCAGCGATCTTCCacttgaaatatatttttaatccTAGTGAATTATTACGcagtttcttttcttttgattCAACTGATCTTGTTTATAATCACTGTACAACTCGAATGACTTAACTATCAGAATCTCAGCCAAATATAATTCAAATACATGAATAGGAACTCTTTCCTCACAATGAAAGCGCTTGCAATCTGAATTTATGCTCCTTCAACTTTCAAAAACATTAACCAATTGTGGCCCGGCATACATCAAACTCTGCTTGTAGAAAGGGGGAAAACATAGCCTTTGGTCGTTCTAACAGACAAATCTCTTCTAAACGGAAGGAGTTCAACTGACAAGGTCCCCAAAACAGATCCTTTTCAGCTAAATCAGATTGCAAAATGGAACTGACACAACTAGCATCCTAATGTCTACAGCAAGAGCTACATTCATGATATAAAATAAGAAAATAGCAAGTAAATTATATGAAAAACTAGGACAAGATTGTATCAATATTGTTGCTTATGCAGTCATAAAAATCATACCCAAACATTCATTTGCAGTATGAATTAATCCCTTTTAACTCAGTTAAAATTCACAAGATTTCAATCAGTTGGGGTAATTTATTGTTGCGAGGGTGCACATACTTCTCCAAAAATTTTGGTCCCGGTGATGAGAAAAATGTATGAAGCTTGTCTCGTGAAGTCCATAACCCTTCATATTACAATATCTCCATCACATGTCGAGGAGTTAACCTCTTTTCCAAACTCAATTGTAAAACCACGGGATGCTTAGCAATGTCTGAAGGTGTGCTTCCAACATTCTTGATTAAAGAGATAACCACTGGATGCTTAGCAATGTCTGAAGCATGGGGTGCCTTCTAAGGACAAGAGATAACTGGTCTTCAGGAATTCCACATTCACAGCGTAAGAAGTTCATGTTAGAGCGAACCACATTCTCAATGTTGCTGCTCAAAAACCATCCACACCTGCGGAGATTCTTGTGGAGGATCTCCTTCGATCCAAATAGACTTTCCGAAACCTTTAGTCGAGGAAGAAGTGTACTGGAAGTTGAGGCCGATAATTGTGGGGTGCAGCAGAATGACATCAATGACTTCGGACTCAGATAACCCCATTTCTCGCAAAAATTCAAACTTTGGAGTGAGGTTCTTCTCCACATCCCAGCTGAGCAATCCTGGCCTCCAAGATATTACCTCTCTGAGATTAGCGCCATCAAGGCCCTGAGATCTTAAGAAACCATGAACAACATCGGGGTTCTCAGTGGACACATTGTTGATGCATGTACTCATGAGATACTTGACCATGGACTGGGGATCGGGAGAAGCGGTGGCACTTGCGGAGGAGGCGGAAGTGCCGGTGCAAAAGTAGACGCCACCGAGATGGAGAAACAAACAATAGTGAACTAAACTCTGCAAGCaaataaaaacacaaaaaaaatagGGTAGATCAGGAATTGTTGAGAGCGAGTGCCACTAGATTTCCATATATCATACAATTTGAGAATTTGAAGTTGATACACTAATTATTGTCTTGGATGCCAGACAAATCAATAGGACACAGTGAGAAGAATGGCAATTACCAGTGCCATGAACATTGATTTACTATACTATTCATTTGAAGAATTAATTTATGATGATCTATTGACAATATATATAATGTTGCTATATTCAACTGATTAATTTCACATTATCTAGAAAAAGGCCAGACAGGTAATTCAggcaaaaaaaatgtttaatacAGTGCTGGTTAATGTCGATTGTTGTTGCTCTCAATATGACCGTAACCTTCAAGGGCCCTCTGTCATTGTTTGCCTTATTGCTACATGGCCTCTACTATGCAACCTCTCGTCCTTAGTCTCCTCACCAACTCATTAAGTGGCCACCTGCTTGCTCCATAAGCGCATCATGGACCTCCATGTTGAAGATGAAGTTCCCTTTTCTGGTTAATCCAGTGTAGTTGTTGAGAGAATGTTGAAGGACAGTTGAGACTTGGGAGGAGCTAAGTGCTTCCTTTGAGGTTTTGATTCAATTTAGTTCGATTTGATTCAATATAATtcgatttaaataaaaataataataatttagaaCAAGAATGGTTCAATATCATTGCTTATCCAGAAAAGAAACTCATACCCAAATAAACACTTCAGCTGTTGGATATTCCTCTCAAACTCAGCTACAACTCACAAGACTGCACGCAGTTTGGGTAATTTATCTTCGTAAGGGAGCACATACTTCTGCAAAAAAATTGGATCAGACAATTTGAAAAATCTATGTAGCTTGTTTGTTGACTTCCATAACCCTTCAGATTTCAATatctccatcacacgaaatcgAGGAATCAACCTCTTTTCCAAACTTAATCCCAAAGGCACCGGGTGGTGAGCAATGTCTAAAGGTGCAATCCCAACATCATTGACCAAAAATTCCATCTTTCCATGCAATGACTCTAtggaaatgtttaaaaattttGGAAATGTCTTGATTGCAGTAATGAAATCCGAGTTCGACCAACCAAAACTGTTCATGAGCTTGACTTGGGCTTCAAATTTTTCCCTGCTGACCCCGTGCAGCACAGAAAGGATCCAGAGGAACATCTTAGATTCTCGGAGAATTCCAATCCCGTCAGCTCTATCTACTAGAGCCCGGAGGGCAGCTGGGTTCTGCACGATGAAGCTCGGGTGCCTTCTAACGACAAGAGAAACCCGCTCTTCAGGAATGCCACATTCATCCCGTAAGAAGTTCAAGTTAGGGCGTACCACATTCTCAATGCTGTTGCTCATAAACCTTTTACACCTACGGAGATTGTAGAGGAGGATCTCCCTCGATCCAAAAAGACTTTCCCAAACCTTCAATTTGGGGAGAAGTGTGTTCTGGACGTTGAGAGAAAGAATGATGGGGTGCAGTATAACGACATTGACGGCGTCAGACTCAGAGAACCCCAAGTCGCGCAAAAAATTGAACTTCGGAGCGAGTTTCGTCTCCACATCCCAGCCGAGCAATCCTGGTTTCCCAGCTATTATCCTTCTCAGATTAGCACCATCAAGGCCCTGAGATCTGAAGAATCCAAGAACGGCGTCGGCGTTCTCAGTGGACTGAATACTACGAGGGAGCAACTTGGAGGCCTTGGAAGAATCGTCGGCGGAGAACCCGCATGTATTCATGAGGTACTCGACCATGAAGTGGGGATCCGGAGAAGCGGTGGTGCCTGAGGAGGCGGCGGAAGTTCCGGTGGAGAAGACGACACGACGGATATGCGTCGACGGAGGGAGCGCATGGCGGCGGACTAGGGAGCGAAGCATCAGATCGGCGCGCCGTCCGACCAGGTAGGTTCGTCGCAAATATAACCCAGAGAGGAGACTCTAAAGCCCTAATTGAGACACTGGTTCGGTTCCGGGTCAACTTCACATTTTCCCTGTTTCACTTTTCTTAAATCGGCCCACGAACTGGAGAGCATAACCCAGAAGGATtcccaaagaaaaaaaaactgataAATCCAACTAACCCAGGTGAATTTTCTATTGGCTGTAAAGTAAATCCCAAAGAACATCTCCTAAgtgtttatattatttttttgacAGTCGATTTTTAAAATGCAATGATCTTCTTCTTGAAATATGTTTTTAATCCTagtgaatttttgaaattttaaaacactTATAGAGGACAaagataataacaataataacatGATATAAGTCCCAACTATTCAGAATACTCTTACAACAATGAACAGTTTGCAATATTGTATAGATAGTAATACTCAGATCCTTTATAACTATGAATTATTACAAATAgagtttcttttcttttgattCAACTAATCTTGTTAATAATCACTGTACAACTCAATAGGATGACTCTTTCCTCACAATTAAGAATATCATTTTCAATACAGCTTAATGAAGGCGCTTGCAATGTGATTTATGCACCTTCAACTTTCAAAAACATTAACCAATTGTGGCCCAGCATACATCCAACtctgcacatcaaaaaggaacaAAATCACCTTTGGTCATCCTAAAAGACAAATCTCTTCTAATTGGAAGGAGTTCAACTGAGAAATTCCCAAAACAAATCCTTTTCAGTTAAATCAGGTTGCAAAATGTAACTCAGACAACTAACATCCTCATGTTTACAGTGACAGTTACATTCATGAAGTAGAATATGAAAATAGCAAGTAAACTATATGAAACCTAGGACAAGATTGGATCAATAGAGTTTATTATGCAATCATAAAAATCAAACATTCATTCACAGTCTGGATTGTTTCCCTTTGAACTCAGTTACTACTCACAAGACTTCAAGCAGTTTGGGTAATTTATCTTCGTAAGGGCGCACATACTTCTGCAAAAAATTTGGATCAGACAATAAGAAAAATCTATGTAGCTTGTATGTTGACTTCCATAACGCTTCAGATTTCAAAatctccatcacacgaaatcgAGGAATTAACCTCTTTTCCAATCTTAATAATAAAATCCTTGACTGCTTAGCAATGTCTAAAGGTGCCATTCCAACATCCTTGACTAAAAATTCCATCTTTCTCTGCAATAACTCTGTGGAAAGCCATAAAAAagttggatttttcttgattgcAGCAAAGAAATCCGAGTTCAACAAACCCAAACTGTTCATGAGCTTGGCATGGGCCTCAAATTTTTCGTTGCTGACCCTGTGAAGCACGGAAAGGATCAAGCAGAGCATCCCGGATCCCCGGGGAATTCCAATCCCTTCAGCTCTATTTACCAAAGCTCTGATGGAATCTGGCTTCTGCACGATGAAGCATGGGTGCCTTCTAAGGAGAAGACATACCCGCTCTTCAGGAATACCACATTCATCAAATAAGAAGCTCATGTTAGGGCGTACCACACTCTCAATGCTGGTGCTCAAAAACCATCCACACCTCCGGAGATTCCTGCTGAGGATCTCTCTCGATCCCAATAGACTTTCCCAAACCTTCAATCTGGGAAGTAACGTGTTCTGGAAGTTGAGGCGAATAATGACGGGGTGCAGCAGAACGGCATTGATGACGTCGGAGCCAGATAACCCCATGTCGCGCAAAAATTTAAACCTTGGAGCGAGGTTCGTCTCCACATTGCAGCCGAGTAAACTTGGTCTCGAAGCTATTATTTTTCTGAGCTTAGCGCCATCAAAGCCCTGAGATCTGAAGAAACCAACAACAACGTCGGGATTCTCAGTGGACTGAATACGGAACGGGAGCGACTTGGAGACCTTGGACGCATCGTCAATGGAGAACCCGCATGTACTCACGAGATACTCGACCATGAAGTGGGGATCGGGAGAAGCGGCGACGCCTGCGGAGGAGTCGGAAGTGCCGGTGCAGAAGAAGACGCGACAGAGCTGGGACGGCGGAGGGAGCACATGGCGGCGGACGAGGGAGCGAAGCATCGCGCCGGCCGACCAAGGCACTTCGTCACAAATGTAACCCAGACCGAAACGTAAAACCCTAATTGAAACAATTCATCCGGGTTAACTTCACATTTGACCCCCTGTATGATTCAAATTAATTCAGTTTAAATAGTAATTTAGAATGGAAAAGCAAGAAGATtatttgtgaaaaaaaaattatcctttGAGAAATAACAAAATATAGTGCGGTCTTTTGAAAATTTCATAATATTAAATAAgccttttgataaattatcaaACACCAGTACATCAAGTCAATCAAAACTCAAAAGTGTTTTGGTTCATCTAATTAGCTgagtaatttttattattatgttataTACACACACGGTCTCCGAACTTCACTTTCGCAACTGTCTTCACGATTGAGACAACTCAGGCACCTAGAATCGCTGAGGACTCATTGATTTCTGATACCCTGAGCGATTTCAGACGTCCCTGAGTGATTTCAGACGTCCCAAATCTTCTCAGtcacgtgtatatatatatatatatatatatatatatatatatatatataactgtatAACTATACAGTATATATATACACATGATACTATGCAATTATacagtatatttttttaaaaaatattatttatttttttaattcccgATTATGCCAATAAAATTTTACCTTTAAATGATTTCAAGTGTTCCAAATCTTCTCGGTCGTGGAAACAAGTGAGGAAGTAGAGTTGCATACCATATTTATACAGAGTCGATCTTTATTGTTCAAAGGTCCCAGACGAAATTATAAATTATGCTCTAATTTTATCTAACGAGCACTACTtttctttaattaaaaaaatcatatatgaAAAAAGAACCATAGAATGCGGAGTCAAACCTAATCTCATACTATAATTTACAAAGACTCCACAGACTTACAAGTATTCCAAACAAAAATCATTCTCTCCATACTTACATTCCAAGAACACAATATAAAATAGGCTTTATTTACACACTTTCTAACAAAAATACTCTAACAAATCCAAGAGATTTCAACCTCTTCCTTGAAATAAAACCACCAACAATGAACGCTCAGCAAAAACCTTCAAACTCACAAAACGAAATCCCAAATATGTAGAACACACCAAAATCTCCAAACTTTCAGAACCACCACCATACCACCAATACATAACCACCACACCACCAATACATAACGTAGGAAATTCACCAACTCTCCAAAAAAATTAGCTTACATATTAAAGCTTCATCAACAAATTCAGTCAGCAGCTCAAAACCCAACAACACCATAAATCAATATCAATTTCTGATCAAAATAAAACACAGTCACAGGGTTTGTTTTCCGAACTCCCaattacaaagaaaacatttAGAAATCCACCAAATAAAATTTTGCTCAATGAATCAGCCACATATACAACCCTTCAAAAAATATACATTGCTCCACCTTCCTTAGAAACCATAACATCACACTCCAACAACAATAGTATCTCACAATCAAAACATATCAAATACTAACCC
Coding sequences within it:
- the LOC122014181 gene encoding uncharacterized protein LOC122014181, with amino-acid sequence MLRFPVRHRFLPPSTLLRRVLFSNDSSASSGATASPDPHFIVEYLMNSCGFSADVASKVSKSLPRSQSTEKADAVLGFFRSQGLDDTNLRRVIAWKPGLLGWDVETNLAPKFKLLREMGLSESDIIAIVRRHPIVIGSNSENGFLPRFKVWESLLGSKEMLLKHLRRSGWFFSSNIENVVRPNINFLRDECGIPEDRASLVIKRQPSFVAQNPDALRALVDRTDGLGVPRESRMYLWVLSALHRVSREKFEALVKLMNSLGWSNSEFISAIQKCPTFLWFSAEALQRKMEFFIKIVGSTPSDIAKHPGALLLSWEKRLIPRFHVMEILKSEGLWTSQDKIHIFFSLPDPIFLKKYVLPYKDKLPKLLEVLSIVPEFKGNNPDC
- the LOC122016762 gene encoding transcription termination factor MTERF15, mitochondrial-like isoform X1, coding for MLRSLVRRHALPPSTHIRRVVFSTGTSAASSGTTASPDPHFMVEYLMNTCGFSADDSSKASKLLPRSIQSTENADAVLGFFRSQGLDGANLRRIIAGKPGLLGWDVETKLAPKFNFLRDLGFSESDAVNVVILHPIILSLNVQNTLLPKLKVWESLFGSREILLYNLRRCKRFMSNSIENVVRPNLNFLRDECGIPEERVSLVVRRHPSFIVQNPAALRALVDRADGIGILRESKMFLWILSVLHGVSREKFEAQVKLMNSFGWSNSDFITAIKTFPKFLNISIESLHGKMEFLVNDVGIAPLDIAHHPVPLGLSLEKRLIPRFRVMEILKSEGLWKSTNKLHRFFKLSDPIFLQKYVLPYEDKLPKLRAVL
- the LOC122016762 gene encoding uncharacterized protein LOC122016762 isoform X2; amino-acid sequence: MLRSLVRRHALPPSTHIRRVVFSTGTSAASSGTTASPDPHFMVEYLMNTCGFSADDSSKASKLLPRSIQSTENADAVLGFFRSQGLDGANLRRIIAGKPGLLGWDVETKLAPKFNFLRDLGFSESDAVNVVILHPIILSLNVQNTLLPKLKVWESLFGSREILLYNLRRCKRFMSNSIENVAPELHRAEPSCPPGSSR
- the LOC122016761 gene encoding uncharacterized protein LOC122016761 — encoded protein: MLRSLVRRHVLPPPSQLCRVFFCTGTSDSSAGVAASPDPHFMVEYLVSTCGFSIDDASKVSKSLPFRIQSTENPDVVVGFFRSQGFDGAKLRKIIASRPSLLGCNVETNLAPRFKFLRDMGLSGSDVINAVLLHPVIIRLNFQNTLLPRLKVWESLLGSREILSRNLRRCGWFLSTSIESVVRPNMSFLFDECGIPEERVCLLLRRHPCFIVQKPDSIRALVNRAEGIGIPRGSGMLCLILSVLHRVSNEKFEAHAKLMNSLGLLNSDFFAAIKKNPTFLWLSTELLQRKMEFLVKDVGMAPLDIAKQSRILLLRLEKRLIPRFRVMEILKSEALWKSTYKLHRFFLLSDPNFLQKYVRPYEDKLPKLLEVLVGCMLGHNWLMFLKVEGA